One window of the Chitinophaga niabensis genome contains the following:
- a CDS encoding Ig-like domain-containing protein codes for MKKICYTLLLAIFYLAASQGVRAQTYTWNQVRIGGSGAIPSFVAHPLVPDLYFITTDVGTPYRWNKDLQKWEHLMLFKKIPLNYWSWEFHQRCGSIAVDPNDATGNILYATVENGPGSGPGKGSATVGTIMKSTDRGDTWTDLNVPIAVHPNSTQSFGDRIQVDPANSNHVWVVTDSHGALKTQNAGTSWTQVSNISTSGYCSFILFDKSSGTVTVNSQTVTKRIYIGRQAGVYASEDGGLSFTLMSNSPAYPIRATIHADGTLYISAGTENQEKGVYKYKNGSWQNISPVTLEPDPDPNKNDRFFIKVAVNPANSNEIIVGTRGTWQKDPYYISTQGGAPGSYSPGQISRDNSEAPHSKNDGVPFNAPGHNSYGFHWDPFYPNRVWLNDMLDVLSTDNIFATPTNWKIRVVGLEEIMVTGPLVAPPSGRNLLLSVTADVGGAHHRSLTEPLNQGNVANTALFTNIFNAFNMTGVAFQYNDPEFVVRVGCDGPATTEVIYSRAGYSTNGGDTYTLFPQSPGIRGRVAVSANRRNILWLTQMDGNSPGNLYWSENLGTSWQKSTGVASGILPAGPQWTLYPGQNHLAADKVNGDYFYIWDRGSFYVSSDGGKSFVKTAAEGLTANAGSNPNGSAYATTSNVEVTPGKTGDVWIAFHNESYPQFSGLFHTTDTGKTFSKVGGENFKPKWIAAAMSDTTVNAHLALYVTSQAIPINGINYGAFRSDDTGRTWQTILDRLPGVAPNITADNKGRMFISAHGNGIFFGTPVAGPVQSVEIINPASDTLVKGYTTKLNFKLTPAYPTNPAITWSSSDTTIAKVDQFGKVSGINTGTATITITTTDGGKTDTQPIVVIPPTISTGITIDSVVYGTMNTPKQLSFAVLPANTTNKALTWSVADGTVASVDANGVVRGLKLDTTTLTVTAADGGFTKTVQLIVNTIVTAINAGTNATPPTPYQNTTIGQYIPEGPANTAGLWHAGYTGNSNITATVDLSQVTEPAPRKVYEYMRISRNNVTQMRYYLRNLIPNARYAVRLHFIEPSNTDKANRIFSVKTLYGDSLINFNPYAAAGNKLNTVVTRTLEAKANSSGIIEVWFYPQAGTNYSASIAALEARIIPLQGISIHSDSSNLYVSYTDTLKLTTTPVNATNRNLVYTSSNQAVATVDLNGVVTGRSAGTVTITATSVESGFTATKNYNVIYIPVTSLTLDSSSANVFVGSTIQLNATIAPAKASNKGVIWTSSDTLLAKVSSNGTITGIKQGDVIIKATSADNATIFAQANVHVANVLATSLTLTPSTAIIGALDTLLVKVSFSPANTSIKKVSWSSSDATVATVDSAGIITAIKQGTATITANTQDASGVSATLPVTVVPFDSCGGIPNYGFESDLINWLTYLKGQPNTGAVYTVSGKGHAGDKAATLGFTKEKTSMNIQGAIPVRGGSIIVFNQWVKVEKGAGIEGYPWWAGYGVGFVDSLGAATGNADYSRNIHVAAYYDNWVQIRDTVTVPDTATGLTYWVAKEGPGTVWLDDFCIEVLKTNKNAIYGINAGTTTTPAGPYANTTFAQYVPEGPTGTDKLWHAGYTWVQKVNGPVDLSYVTDPAPPQVYEYMRVFKSNVTQMRYYLRGLTPNTVYKIRLHFVEPEDAAKTKRIFSIKATNGLDSLIDFNVYQAAGNRLNTAVIRSIRATANSSGMIQVFFYPKTGLYDPYSGSIAAIEVRDLMTTDTLESLQNTIAATSNKPNVSLNFTTEVFPNPSSNGFNVRMTSSLKTEAMLNIVDNAGSIIYSRRINAGTYYQVGQDLKPGLYYINVSQGVQSKTMKVVKQ; via the coding sequence ATGAAAAAGATTTGCTACACCCTATTACTCGCCATTTTTTACCTGGCGGCCTCACAGGGAGTGCGCGCGCAAACCTATACCTGGAACCAGGTTCGGATAGGTGGCTCCGGTGCCATCCCCTCTTTTGTGGCGCACCCTTTGGTACCTGATCTTTATTTCATCACCACCGATGTAGGCACGCCCTACCGCTGGAATAAGGACCTGCAGAAGTGGGAGCACTTAATGTTATTCAAAAAAATACCGCTCAACTACTGGAGCTGGGAATTCCATCAACGTTGCGGCAGCATTGCCGTAGACCCCAACGATGCTACCGGTAATATTCTTTACGCCACCGTAGAGAACGGCCCCGGTTCCGGACCCGGTAAAGGCTCTGCCACGGTGGGTACCATCATGAAAAGTACTGACAGGGGTGACACCTGGACGGACCTCAACGTTCCTATCGCCGTGCACCCGAACAGCACACAGTCATTCGGCGATCGTATACAGGTAGACCCTGCCAACAGTAATCATGTGTGGGTTGTAACTGACTCGCATGGCGCCTTAAAAACGCAAAATGCCGGTACCAGCTGGACGCAGGTAAGCAACATCAGCACATCTGGTTACTGCTCTTTTATTCTTTTCGACAAAAGTTCCGGCACTGTTACTGTAAACAGCCAGACTGTTACCAAACGGATCTATATCGGCAGGCAGGCTGGTGTATACGCATCAGAAGACGGCGGCCTTTCTTTCACGCTGATGAGCAACAGCCCTGCTTACCCTATCCGTGCTACGATCCATGCAGATGGAACGCTGTACATATCTGCCGGTACCGAGAATCAGGAAAAAGGCGTTTACAAGTATAAGAACGGTAGTTGGCAGAATATCTCTCCCGTAACCTTAGAACCCGATCCTGATCCGAATAAAAACGACAGGTTCTTCATTAAAGTTGCGGTGAACCCCGCCAATTCAAATGAGATCATTGTAGGCACCCGCGGCACCTGGCAAAAGGACCCTTATTATATTTCGACGCAGGGCGGCGCACCTGGCTCCTACTCGCCGGGACAGATCAGCCGTGATAATTCGGAAGCACCGCATTCGAAGAATGATGGTGTACCATTCAACGCTCCCGGCCATAATTCTTATGGCTTTCACTGGGACCCTTTTTATCCCAACCGCGTGTGGTTAAATGATATGCTGGACGTACTTTCCACAGATAACATCTTTGCAACCCCTACCAATTGGAAGATACGCGTGGTAGGTTTGGAAGAGATCATGGTAACAGGTCCGCTGGTAGCGCCTCCCAGTGGCAGGAACCTGCTGCTCTCTGTTACTGCGGATGTGGGCGGCGCGCATCACCGCTCCCTTACGGAGCCCCTGAACCAGGGTAATGTTGCCAATACTGCTTTGTTCACCAATATCTTCAACGCCTTTAACATGACGGGCGTAGCCTTCCAGTACAACGATCCTGAGTTTGTTGTGCGCGTTGGCTGCGATGGCCCTGCCACTACGGAAGTGATTTATTCGCGTGCAGGTTACTCCACCAATGGCGGAGATACCTATACCCTCTTCCCGCAATCACCCGGCATACGCGGGCGTGTAGCCGTGTCCGCTAACCGCAGGAATATACTCTGGCTTACGCAAATGGATGGTAACAGTCCAGGTAATTTGTACTGGTCGGAGAACCTGGGTACCAGTTGGCAAAAGTCCACCGGCGTTGCTTCCGGCATCTTACCTGCGGGCCCGCAATGGACCCTGTACCCCGGGCAAAACCATCTGGCAGCAGATAAAGTGAACGGCGACTATTTCTATATCTGGGACCGCGGTTCGTTTTATGTAAGTTCAGATGGCGGAAAGTCGTTCGTGAAAACAGCTGCCGAAGGCCTCACGGCCAATGCAGGCAGCAACCCGAACGGTTCAGCTTATGCCACCACTTCCAATGTTGAGGTAACACCCGGCAAAACCGGTGATGTGTGGATCGCCTTTCACAATGAATCATATCCTCAATTCAGCGGCCTTTTTCATACAACAGATACAGGAAAAACATTCAGCAAAGTAGGCGGCGAAAATTTCAAGCCTAAATGGATAGCTGCAGCTATGTCCGACACAACGGTGAATGCACACCTTGCTTTGTATGTGACCAGCCAGGCTATTCCTATCAATGGCATTAACTACGGCGCTTTCCGTTCAGACGATACCGGCCGCACCTGGCAAACCATTTTAGACAGGCTGCCGGGCGTTGCGCCGAATATTACGGCAGACAACAAGGGAAGGATGTTTATTTCTGCTCACGGGAACGGTATCTTTTTTGGTACTCCTGTAGCAGGCCCTGTTCAGTCCGTGGAAATTATCAATCCCGCATCAGACACACTGGTGAAAGGATATACTACTAAACTGAATTTTAAGCTCACACCTGCCTACCCCACTAACCCGGCCATTACCTGGAGCTCCTCCGATACTACCATCGCAAAAGTGGACCAATTCGGGAAAGTGAGCGGCATCAACACCGGTACTGCTACCATCACTATTACAACGACCGATGGTGGAAAAACGGATACGCAACCAATTGTTGTGATACCTCCTACCATATCCACCGGCATTACAATAGACAGTGTTGTGTATGGCACCATGAATACACCTAAGCAACTCAGTTTCGCCGTTTTGCCTGCCAACACTACCAACAAAGCCCTTACCTGGTCTGTGGCAGATGGAACTGTTGCGAGCGTGGATGCCAATGGTGTGGTCAGAGGCCTGAAACTGGATACCACCACCCTCACTGTTACCGCAGCAGACGGTGGCTTCACCAAAACCGTACAGCTGATCGTGAACACCATTGTAACGGCTATCAATGCAGGTACTAACGCCACCCCGCCAACGCCTTACCAGAATACCACCATTGGCCAGTACATACCCGAAGGGCCGGCCAACACCGCCGGGCTCTGGCATGCCGGATACACGGGGAACAGCAACATCACTGCAACAGTGGACCTGAGCCAGGTAACGGAACCTGCACCCCGCAAGGTGTATGAATACATGCGTATTTCCAGGAATAACGTTACACAGATGCGTTACTATCTGCGCAACCTGATCCCTAACGCCAGGTATGCGGTACGCCTACATTTCATAGAGCCCAGCAATACCGATAAAGCGAACCGCATCTTCAGTGTAAAGACCCTCTATGGCGACAGCCTGATTAATTTCAATCCTTACGCTGCAGCAGGTAATAAACTGAACACCGTTGTAACGCGCACACTTGAAGCGAAAGCGAATAGTTCCGGCATCATAGAAGTATGGTTCTACCCACAAGCCGGTACGAATTACAGCGCTTCCATTGCAGCTCTTGAAGCACGTATCATTCCGCTACAGGGGATCAGCATTCATTCAGACAGCAGCAACCTCTATGTTAGCTACACTGATACATTGAAGCTGACCACTACGCCAGTGAATGCCACTAACCGGAACCTGGTATACACTTCTTCCAACCAGGCAGTAGCTACAGTAGACCTGAACGGTGTTGTAACAGGAAGATCCGCAGGAACGGTTACGATCACTGCAACCTCCGTTGAAAGCGGCTTTACGGCTACCAAAAACTATAATGTAATTTATATACCGGTTACCTCTTTAACGCTGGATAGTTCATCAGCCAATGTATTTGTTGGATCCACCATCCAGCTGAATGCTACCATCGCTCCGGCAAAAGCAAGTAATAAAGGGGTGATATGGACGTCTTCAGACACCCTGCTGGCCAAAGTAAGCAGCAACGGTACCATCACTGGCATCAAACAGGGGGACGTTATCATCAAAGCTACATCGGCAGACAACGCGACTATTTTTGCACAGGCCAATGTACATGTGGCCAATGTATTAGCTACCAGCCTTACGCTGACCCCATCCACCGCTATCATCGGCGCCCTGGATACCTTGCTGGTGAAAGTCAGCTTCTCTCCTGCCAACACCTCCATCAAAAAGGTTTCCTGGAGCAGCTCCGATGCAACAGTAGCTACCGTTGACAGCGCAGGTATTATCACGGCCATTAAACAAGGTACTGCTACCATCACCGCCAATACGCAGGACGCTTCAGGCGTTTCAGCTACATTGCCGGTAACCGTTGTACCGTTTGATTCCTGCGGCGGCATACCCAACTACGGTTTTGAAAGTGACCTGATCAACTGGCTCACTTACCTGAAAGGCCAGCCGAATACCGGCGCGGTGTACACTGTAAGCGGCAAAGGCCACGCCGGTGATAAAGCTGCAACACTAGGCTTTACTAAAGAAAAAACCAGTATGAACATCCAGGGTGCCATACCTGTAAGAGGCGGTAGTATCATTGTATTCAACCAATGGGTGAAAGTGGAAAAAGGCGCAGGCATTGAAGGCTATCCCTGGTGGGCAGGATACGGCGTTGGATTTGTGGATAGCCTGGGTGCTGCCACAGGTAATGCCGACTATTCAAGAAATATACATGTGGCCGCATACTATGATAACTGGGTACAGATAAGAGATACTGTTACCGTGCCTGACACTGCAACAGGCCTCACTTATTGGGTGGCTAAAGAAGGGCCCGGTACTGTATGGCTGGATGATTTCTGCATAGAAGTTTTAAAGACAAATAAAAATGCTATTTACGGCATAAACGCAGGTACTACCACAACGCCTGCCGGCCCGTATGCCAATACCACCTTTGCGCAATATGTTCCGGAAGGGCCTACCGGCACGGATAAACTCTGGCATGCAGGTTATACCTGGGTACAAAAAGTGAATGGACCTGTAGATCTGTCTTATGTAACTGATCCGGCTCCACCGCAGGTATACGAGTATATGCGCGTATTCAAAAGCAATGTTACGCAGATGCGTTATTACCTGCGCGGGCTCACGCCTAATACCGTTTATAAGATCCGGCTGCACTTTGTTGAGCCAGAGGATGCAGCGAAAACCAAAAGGATCTTCAGCATAAAAGCCACCAATGGGCTGGACAGTCTTATAGACTTCAATGTGTACCAGGCCGCAGGCAACAGGCTGAACACTGCTGTGATACGCAGCATCAGGGCAACAGCGAACAGCTCAGGCATGATACAGGTGTTCTTCTATCCTAAAACAGGATTGTATGATCCTTACAGCGGATCAATTGCTGCTATCGAGGTGCGGGACCTGATGACAACGGATACCCTGGAAAGCTTGCAAAATACGATCGCAGCGACCAGTAACAAACCAAACGTTAGCCTGAATTTTACAACGGAAGTATTTCCTAATCCTTCCAGCAATGGATTTAATGTAAGAATGACCTCTTCATTGAAAACGGAAGCAATGCTTAACATTGTTGATAACGCCGGCAGCATCATTTATTCCAGGAGAATAAATGCCGGTACATATTACCAGGTTGGGCAAGATCTGAAACCCGGACTTTACTATATCAATGTTAGTCAAGGAGTTCAGAGCAAGACAATGAAGGTTGTGAAACAATAA
- a CDS encoding RagB/SusD family nutrient uptake outer membrane protein codes for MKKYIYQLLMIAALVTITNGCKKSRLELVDQSAYAYETYFNNITAMNQATVASYATLLHPGLWAREYYYIFDLMGHDAKRASFLLGAEQELGDYSFGTNNANLSSLWGSLYRMIFRTNLVIDRAAAWNPTATVDRAKLNQYLAEVKFLRAYAYFHLVVLWGDVPLYIDYQTTLNNNYLPRSPAADVWKQIEKDLTEAQATAELPTAYPAAELGRATKGAVTALLGKVYLYQKKWASAQTELEKLMGAPFTYKLDPSYDNVFSTTNQNTPENIFQIMNQQWTDWAIGSPYYMFGNGAEQVGKQTHSGRAMEYGFNDNWKNVYISNAAVKAFTYTNPVTGLPYTDPRAKSTFYGTAASGGETVFCQQCPSGQKPYPFDAADPQGDYRWKKYEYYHLVEKYGDPKSPINGQVIRLADVMLMLAEAQIQQGNTGNAPLALIDSVRSRSKAFLYTSLGDQTNAMNILMRERQLELCGEQVRYFDLLRWGIIKQTINAEKAAEPGTGTQPFQDKHLLFPIPDAEKNYNPNVAKAVKNGWN; via the coding sequence ATGAAGAAGTATATATATCAATTGCTGATGATAGCCGCACTGGTGACCATCACGAACGGATGCAAAAAATCCCGCCTGGAACTGGTAGATCAGAGCGCCTATGCATACGAAACTTACTTTAACAATATCACCGCGATGAACCAGGCCACTGTAGCCAGTTACGCTACACTGCTTCATCCGGGACTATGGGCCAGGGAGTACTACTATATTTTTGATCTGATGGGGCATGATGCCAAACGTGCCAGCTTTTTGCTGGGTGCAGAGCAGGAACTGGGCGATTATAGTTTTGGCACTAACAACGCCAATCTTAGCTCCTTATGGGGCTCTCTGTACCGGATGATCTTCAGGACCAACCTGGTAATAGACCGGGCTGCCGCCTGGAATCCCACGGCCACTGTGGATCGCGCCAAACTGAACCAGTACCTCGCGGAAGTAAAGTTCCTGCGTGCCTATGCTTACTTTCACCTGGTAGTATTATGGGGAGATGTGCCCTTGTACATCGATTATCAAACCACACTTAATAACAACTACCTGCCTCGCAGCCCTGCTGCGGATGTGTGGAAGCAAATAGAAAAAGATCTCACAGAAGCACAGGCTACAGCGGAATTACCTACTGCATATCCGGCCGCAGAATTGGGCAGAGCCACCAAAGGCGCCGTGACGGCGCTGCTCGGCAAGGTGTACCTGTACCAGAAAAAATGGGCTTCTGCACAAACGGAACTCGAAAAACTGATGGGTGCACCCTTCACCTACAAACTCGATCCTTCTTACGATAATGTTTTCAGTACCACCAATCAGAACACACCTGAAAATATCTTCCAGATCATGAACCAGCAGTGGACGGACTGGGCCATTGGTTCTCCTTATTATATGTTTGGCAACGGAGCAGAACAGGTAGGTAAACAAACACATAGCGGACGTGCCATGGAGTATGGCTTTAATGATAACTGGAAGAATGTATACATCAGTAACGCCGCTGTTAAAGCATTCACTTATACCAATCCTGTAACCGGCCTGCCGTATACTGATCCGCGCGCTAAATCCACCTTCTACGGTACTGCCGCTTCCGGTGGTGAAACAGTTTTCTGCCAGCAATGCCCCAGCGGACAAAAGCCCTATCCATTTGATGCCGCTGATCCACAGGGAGATTATCGCTGGAAGAAATATGAGTATTATCACCTGGTGGAAAAATACGGTGATCCTAAAAGTCCGATCAACGGGCAGGTGATCCGCCTCGCAGATGTGATGCTGATGCTCGCCGAAGCACAGATCCAGCAAGGCAATACAGGTAATGCTCCGCTGGCACTGATAGACAGCGTTCGCTCCCGCTCCAAGGCATTTTTATATACCAGCCTGGGCGATCAGACAAATGCGATGAATATACTGATGCGCGAAAGGCAGCTGGAATTATGCGGCGAACAAGTCCGCTATTTCGACCTGTTGCGCTGGGGTATTATCAAACAAACGATCAACGCAGAAAAAGCCGCAGAACCGGGAACGGGTACACAACCCTTCCAGGATAAACATCTTCTCTTCCCCATTCCTGATGCAGAAAAAAACTATAATCCTAACGTAGCCAAAGCCGTCAAAAATGGCTGGAATTGA